A window of bacterium genomic DNA:
CATCCGTGCCACCACGGTTCATCAGTTCCGTTTGATGCGGAATTTTATGTTTGGAAGCAACCTCTCTAAAGTGGTCGATCAGTTTAGGATGGCAAATTAAAGAGCCATCGAGGATGCGTATGCTTGGGCCATTGCCCAGTTTTGGCGGGACATCCACTTCATCTGCTCCCGGATAATCAGTTGCGCCCGTGACATCCATCGCAACGCCAACATCAGGCATAATGGCAAAGGCAGCGGGTCCCGCTCCTCGTGTGCCAATTTCTTCTTGCGCAGTAGCAACCGCGTAGACATCCACTTCGGGGTCCTTCAACTTTTTGATCGTGTCAATCAGGCAATAAATCCCCACGCGATCATCCATCGCTTTGCCGACGATATAATTGCCCAGTTCTTCAATTGGCCGGTCCATGGTAACGATGTCGTATTGCTGAATTTTCGCTTTAGCATCATCGCCCGAAAGGCCGGTATCGATATGAATGCCATCAACCGTCGCGGCGCCTTCTTTGTTGGGGAAGATTGCCATCCCGCTGACAGTTCCTTCTTTGCCGGTGATGACCACCTTGCGCCCGTTTACATTCTTCGCATCAATGCCGCCCATGGGGAAAAGCTTTACAAACCCTTTATCATCGACACTCTTTACCAGAAAGCCGATTTCATCCATATGGGCTGCCAGCATAACGCGTTTACGCTTGCCTTTCCCTTTGCCCTTTTTGAAAGCAATCACATTGCCCATCACATCGATTGAAATATCATCAACAAAAGGCTTCAATTCTTCAATAACGATTGCTCGGACCGCTTCTTCGCGTCCCGCAATCGCTGCCGTCTCACACAACCGCTTCA
This region includes:
- a CDS encoding M20/M25/M40 family metallo-hydrolase, translating into MDFLLLKRLCETAAIAGREEAVRAIVIEELKPFVDDISIDVMGNVIAFKKGKGKGKRKRVMLAAHMDEIGFLVKSVDDKGFVKLFPMGGIDAKNVNGRKVVITGKEGTVSGMAIFPNKEGAATVDGIHIDTGLSGDDAKAKIQQYDIVTMDRPIEELGNYIVGKAMDDRVGIYCLIDTIKKLKDPEVDVYAVATAQEEIGTRGAGPAAFAIMPDVGVAMDVTGATDYPGADEVDVPPKLGNGPSIRILDGSLICHPKLIDHFREVASKHKIPHQTELMNRGGTDAGAIQRSRAGAAAITVSVPVRYMHSVNELVCASDLDAQSDLMARFVEDVHTRDYHYD